In Chroicocephalus ridibundus chromosome 4, bChrRid1.1, whole genome shotgun sequence, one genomic interval encodes:
- the PPP1R13B gene encoding apoptosis-stimulating of p53 protein 1 isoform X5 encodes MKNILRMVLQNIIKTSKDKSWLTEKTGLNSKNWTKDRIIKKKMILTVFLSNNEQILTEVPITPETTCRDVVEFCKEPGEGSCHLAEVWRGNERPIPFDHMMYDHLQKWGPRREEVKFFLRHEESPAESNEQSGRQAQNQRNGINIPMEKRTENGVGNPRVELTLSELQDMAARQQQQIENQQQMLVAKEQRLRYLKQQERRQQQSVSESEKLQKLKERVETQETKLKKIRAMRGQVDYSKIMNGNLSTEIEHISAMFQEKQQELQAAVLKVDQLTQQLEDLRKGKLNGFQSYNGQLTGPAAIELKKLYQELQIRNRLNQEQNSKLQQQKELLNKRNMEVAMMDKRINELRERLYKKKVEARQKENIPLNRINGTSSPQSSLSASGRVAAVGPYIQVPSAGTYAVPVDPVKPQSLTIASSSTHGRSKSANDGNWPILKQSSTPVVKPPQISNTDWKESSMDTALKQGTISSQPLPTSVLGSTDKLGLDLGKVPPTVPGVSKQLPQNYGTYPSPVPLGTGSTNSLERRKDGSLPRPGTSITNRQRPVPLPPPSNVHQPSSSQQIQQRISVPPSPTYQPSGPPLFPGGDGRPELPLTVAIRPFLADKGSRPQSPRKGPQTVNSSSIYSMYLQQATPPKNYQQAVYNTLNKSVKAVYGKPVLQSGSTSPSPLPFLHGSLPAQTSSQPQSQPQTEVSEKDQELENAPPSSENSNVENIPRPLSPTKLTPIVHSPLRYQSDADLEALRRKLANAPRPLKKRSSITEPEGPSGPNIQKLLYQRFNTLAGGIESAPFYQPSNPQDFIGILADVDNGNASTNGNIEEPISVQPTVPLPDEPPPSSDANDNELPSPATEELISTETTNQTSETTEDNNNNPAIVPSTEQSPSPTPEVSSPVEDEAPLPPALPPPPPPTKRTNLKKPNSERTGHGLRVKFNPLALLLDASLEGEFDLVQRIIYEVDDPSKPNDEGITPLHNAVCAGHHHIVKFLLDFGVNVNAADSDGWTPLHCAASCNSVHLCKLLVESGAAIFASTISDIETAADKCEEMEEGYIQCSQFLYGVQEKLGVMNKGVVYALWDYEAQNNDELSFHEGDAITVLRRKDDNETEWWWARLNDKEGYVPKNLLGLYPRIKPRQRTLA; translated from the exons AACGTCCCATACCCTTTGATCACATGATGTATGACCACCTACAGAAATGGGGTCCCCGCAGGGAAGAGGTGAAATTTTTTCTTCGTCATGAGGAGTCACCAGCCGAAAGTAATGAACAGA GTGGACGTCAAGCCCAAAATCAAAGAAATGGCATAAATATACCCATGGAGAAACGTACAGAGAATGGG GTTGGGAATCCACGTGTTGAGCTCACTCTTTCAGAACTTCAAGATATGGCTGCCCGACAACAGCAGCAGATTGAAAATCAACAGCAAATGTTGGTTGCTAAG GAACAACGTTTGCGTTATCTGAAGCAGCAAGAACGTCGTCAGCAGCAGTCTGTTTCTGAAAGTGAAAAGCTTCAAAAACTTAAAGAACGTGTTGAAACCcaggaaacaaagctgaaaaaaatccgtGCCATGAGAGGACAAGTGGACTACAGCAAGATCATGAATGGCAATCTGT CAACTGAAATTGAGCATATAAGTGCCATGttccaggaaaagcagcaggagctACAGGCTGCAGTGTTAAAAGTGGATCAACTTACTCAGCAGCTGGAGGATCTAAGGAAAGGGAAACTGAATGGGTTTCAGTCTTACAATGGACAACTGACGGGACCTGCAGCAATAGAATTAAAAAAGTTGTATCAAGAGCTACAG attcgTAACAGGCTTAACCAGGAGCAGAACTCCAAgcttcagcagcagaaagaactCTTAAACAAACGCAATATGGAGGTGGCCATGATGGACAAGCGAATCAATGAGCTGCGAGAACGACTATACAAGAAAAAAGTTGAGGCAcgtcaaaaagaaaacattcct ttgaATCGTATTAATGGAACTTCTTCACCCCAGTCATCCTTGAGTGCTTCAGGAAGGGTGGCAGCAGTAGGACCTTACATCCAAGTTCCCAGTGCTGGCACTTATGCTGTACCAGTAGATCCAGTTAAACCACAGTCTCTCACCATTGCTTCTAGCTCAACACACGGAAGATCAAAATCCG CTAATGATGGAAATTGGCCAATACTTAAACAGAGTTCAACCCCTGTGGTGAAACCCCCTCAGATCTCCAACACAGACTGGAAAGAATCAAGCATGGATACTGCTTTAAAACAAGGAACTATATCCAGCCAGCCTTTGCCAACTTCAGTTTTAGGAAGTACCGACAAGCTG GGTCTAGACCTGGGAAAGGTGCCACCAACAGTTCCTGGTGTAAGCAAGCAGTTGCCTCAAAACTATGGGACCTATCCAAGTCCAGTTCCCTTAGGAACAGGTTCTACAAATTCTCTAGAAAGGAGGAAGGATGGCAGCCTGCCCAGACCTGGCACCAGTATAACAAATCGGCAAAGACCTGTTCCGCTTCCGCCGCCAAGCAACGTACATCAGCCCAGTTCTTCacaacagatccagcagagaATTTCTGTACCTCCCAGCCCTACGTATCAACCTTCCGGTCCCCCCTTGTTCCCAGGAGGGGATGGCAGGCCAGAGCTCCCTTTAACTGTGGCAATCAGACCTTTTCTAGCTGATAAAGGATCAAGACCTCAGTCTCCCAGAAAAGGGCCACAGACAGTGAACTCCAGTTCCATCTACTCAATGTATCTTCAGCAAGCAACACCGCCAAAGAATTATCAACAAGCTGTATACAATACGTTAAATAAGTCAGTAAAAGCAG tttatGGAAAACCTGTATTACAATCTGGTTCGACTTCTCCCTCACCCTTGCCCTTCCTTCATGGTTCTTTGCCTGCCCAGACTTCCTCACAGCCACAGTCTCAGCCTCAGACTGAGGTCTCTGAAAAAGATCAAGAGCTGGAAAACGCTCCACCATCCAGTGAAAACAGCAATGTGGAAAACATTCCTCGTCCTCTCAGTCCTACTAAGCTCACACCTATTGTGCATTCACCCCTACGATATCAAAGTGACGCTGACCTTGAAGCTCTGAGAAGAAAATTGGCCAATGCTCCTAGGCCGTTAAAGAAGCGTAGTTCTATCACTGAACCAGAAGGCCCAAGTGGACCAAATATACAAAAATTATTGTATCAGCGCTTTAATACTCTTGCTGGAGGAATAGAAAGTGCTCCTTTTTATCAGCCAAGCAATCCACAGGACTTCATAGGCATCTTAGCTGATGTTGATAATGGTAACGCTAGTACCAACGGCAATATTGAAGAACCTATTTCCGTGCAACCTACAGTTCCTCTTCCTGATGAGCCCCCCCCTTCGTCAGATGCCAATGATAACGAATTACCTTCTCCTGCTACTGAGGAACTGATAAGCACTGAAACCACAAATCAAACGTCTGAGACAACTGAAGATAACAACAACAATCCTGCGATAGTTCCTTCTACTGAACAGTCACCCAGTCCCACGCCTGAGGTCAGTTCTCCAGTAGAAGATGAAGCTCCTttgcctcctgctcttcctcctccacctcctcca ACAAAACGTACCAATTTGAAGAAGCCAAACTCGGAAAGAACAGGCCACGGTTTGAGAGTGAAGTTCAATCCGTTGGCCCTCCTCCTAGATGCTTCTTTGGAGGGAGAATTTGATCTCGTACAACGAATCATATATGAG GTTGATGATCCCAGTAAACCAAACGATGAAGGAATTACACCGCTGCATAATGCAGTGTGTGCTGGTCATCACCACATTGTGAAGTTCCTGCTTGATTTTGGTGTAAACGTAAATGCAGCAGATAGTGATGGGTG gaCACCTTTGCATTGTGCTGCTTCTTGCAATAGTGTTCATCTCTGTAAACTGCTGGTTGAATCTGGGGCAGCCATTTTTGCTTCAACTATAAGTGATATAGAAACTGCTGCAGACAAGTGTGAAGAGATGGAAGAAGGTTATATTCAGTGTTCCCAGTTCTTGTACG GAGTGCAAGAGAAGTTGGGCGTGATGAATAAAGGAGTGGTGTACGCTCTGTGGGATTATGAAGCCCAGAATAATGACGAGTTGTCATTCCACGAGGGCGATGCCATTACTGTTCTAAGACGCAAGGATGACAATGAAACCGAGTGGTGGTGGGCCCGCCTCAACGATAAAGAAGGCTATGTGCCTAAAAATCTTCTTGGG TTGTATCCACGAATAAAACCTAGACAGCGAACCCTTGCTTGA